In Amycolatopsis jiangsuensis, the following proteins share a genomic window:
- a CDS encoding universal stress protein has translation MAVYRTVVVGTDGSDSSFAAVDRAAGVAADASATLVVVCAYHPASRQDVERAQDELGDEAYQVVGSAPAEDTLQSARDRAAKAGAANIETLALESEPVDALRKVVRERSADLLVVGNRGLNTLAGRLLGSVPAEVARKSGVDVLIVHTT, from the coding sequence ATGGCTGTCTATCGGACCGTGGTGGTCGGTACGGACGGGTCCGACTCGTCGTTCGCCGCGGTGGATCGGGCGGCCGGGGTCGCCGCCGACGCCTCGGCGACGCTGGTCGTCGTGTGCGCTTACCACCCCGCCAGCCGTCAGGACGTCGAGCGGGCGCAGGACGAACTCGGCGACGAGGCCTACCAGGTGGTCGGGTCGGCGCCCGCCGAGGACACCCTGCAGAGCGCCCGCGACCGGGCGGCGAAGGCCGGTGCCGCGAACATCGAAACGCTGGCGCTCGAGAGTGAGCCGGTGGACGCGTTGCGCAAGGTGGTCCGCGAGCGTTCGGCCGATCTGCTCGTGGTCGGCAACCGCGGGCTCAACACCCTCGCCGGGCGGCTCCTCGGTTCCGTACCGGCCGAGGTCGCCCGGAAATCCGGCGTCGACGTGCTGATCGTGCACACCACCTGA
- a CDS encoding adenylate/guanylate cyclase domain-containing protein, giving the protein MPESSRDLQQRLEGALLGGPRRYTRLDVAKLAGVPEERSRRLWRALGFATVEDDEVVFTDADVEAMRTADQLVQSGLVEPGLEVAVTRALGQHLSRLAEWQVRMLWELITENPDLAGNEPQVTRLVEGLLPELERVQSYVWRRHLAAYAGRAFANAEEDLESRTQVVGFVDMVGYTRLTRQVDEEELSRVLDSFETLAAEVIADHHGRVVKMIGDEVLFVTDSPADGGEIALTLAERTGTGELPAVRAGLASGRVLSRFGDVYGSVVNVAARLTSLARPGTVLVDRALAGELEPLARFELRSRRPVAVRGYHRLRPSALRRGRERPTGRFASSQERAAEMLGLDETTRDNPEPPETGEDLTIGSRGRRRRRNP; this is encoded by the coding sequence GTGCCGGAATCCAGCCGCGATCTGCAGCAGCGCCTCGAAGGCGCGCTGCTGGGCGGCCCTCGCCGCTACACCCGCCTCGACGTGGCGAAGCTGGCCGGCGTGCCCGAGGAACGGTCACGCCGGCTGTGGCGGGCGCTCGGGTTCGCGACCGTCGAAGACGACGAGGTGGTGTTCACCGACGCCGACGTCGAGGCGATGCGCACGGCCGACCAGCTCGTGCAGTCGGGGCTGGTCGAACCCGGTCTCGAGGTCGCGGTCACCCGCGCGCTCGGCCAGCACCTTTCGCGGCTGGCCGAATGGCAGGTCCGGATGCTGTGGGAGCTGATCACCGAGAATCCGGACCTCGCGGGCAACGAGCCGCAGGTCACCCGGCTCGTGGAGGGGCTGCTGCCCGAACTGGAGCGGGTGCAGAGTTACGTCTGGCGCCGGCACCTGGCCGCCTACGCCGGCCGCGCGTTCGCGAACGCGGAGGAGGACCTCGAGTCCCGCACGCAGGTCGTCGGCTTCGTCGACATGGTCGGCTACACCCGGCTGACCCGGCAGGTCGACGAGGAGGAGCTGAGCCGGGTGCTCGACTCGTTCGAGACGCTGGCCGCCGAGGTGATCGCCGACCACCACGGCCGGGTCGTGAAGATGATCGGCGACGAGGTGCTGTTCGTGACCGATTCTCCCGCCGACGGCGGGGAAATCGCGCTCACCCTCGCCGAGCGCACCGGTACCGGCGAACTCCCCGCGGTCCGTGCCGGCCTCGCGTCCGGACGGGTGCTGTCGCGGTTCGGCGACGTGTACGGCTCGGTGGTGAACGTGGCCGCCCGGCTCACCTCGCTCGCCCGCCCCGGCACGGTGCTGGTCGACCGCGCACTCGCGGGCGAGCTGGAACCGCTGGCGCGCTTCGAGCTTCGCAGCCGCCGCCCGGTCGCCGTGCGCGGCTACCACCGGCTGCGCCCGTCCGCGCTGCGGCGGGGACGCGAGCGGCCGACCGGCCGGTTCGCCTCGTCGCAGGAACGCGCCGCGGAAATGCTCGGCCTGGACGAGACGACCCGGGACAACCCCGAACCCCCGGAAACCGGCGAGGACCTCACGATCGGCTCGCGCGGCAGGCGGCGCCGCCGTAATCCGTGA
- the paaE gene encoding 1,2-phenylacetyl-CoA epoxidase subunit PaaE, which yields MTATVSRRTGFHPLRVAAVERLCDDAVAVTFDVPAELAETYAFAAGQSLTLRRVVDGRDERRSYSICAAAGERPRVGVRLVPDGVFSSWLVNEVRPGDTIDVGAPTGSFTPDLTAGGHHVLIAAGSGITPVLSIAASLLAAPDATVTVLYGNRRTDTVMFADELADLKDRHPARLELVHVLSREPREAELFTGRLDTDKLAALFGSLIPVEDVDHFWLCGPFGMVSGAQELLAGLGVPEDKVHQELFYVDEVPPEPVKHVDPAVAGASSEVTLVLDGRSTTMSLPRESSVLDGAQRFRPDLPFACKGGVCGTCRAKVVAGEVDLRRNFALEKAEVAAGFVLTCQSFPVSDRVTVDYDA from the coding sequence GTGACCGCCACAGTTTCCCGGCGTACCGGCTTCCATCCGCTGCGGGTGGCCGCTGTCGAGCGGCTCTGCGACGACGCCGTGGCGGTCACCTTCGACGTGCCCGCCGAGCTGGCCGAGACCTACGCCTTCGCGGCCGGCCAGTCACTCACGCTGCGCCGGGTCGTCGACGGCCGCGACGAGCGCCGCTCGTACTCGATCTGCGCCGCGGCGGGGGAGCGGCCGCGAGTGGGCGTGCGGCTCGTCCCGGACGGGGTGTTCTCGAGCTGGCTGGTCAACGAGGTGCGGCCCGGCGACACCATCGACGTCGGCGCCCCCACCGGATCGTTCACCCCGGATCTCACCGCGGGCGGGCACCACGTGCTGATCGCCGCCGGCTCGGGCATCACGCCGGTGCTGTCCATCGCCGCTTCGCTGCTGGCGGCGCCGGACGCCACGGTCACGGTGCTGTACGGCAACCGCCGCACCGACACGGTGATGTTCGCCGATGAGCTGGCCGATCTGAAGGACCGCCACCCGGCCCGGCTGGAGCTGGTGCACGTGCTCTCCCGCGAACCCCGGGAGGCCGAGCTGTTCACCGGCCGGCTCGACACGGACAAGCTGGCGGCACTGTTCGGCTCGCTGATTCCGGTGGAGGACGTGGACCACTTCTGGCTGTGCGGCCCGTTCGGCATGGTCAGCGGCGCGCAGGAGCTGCTCGCCGGGCTCGGCGTGCCCGAGGACAAGGTGCACCAGGAACTGTTCTATGTGGACGAGGTCCCGCCGGAGCCGGTGAAGCACGTCGACCCGGCGGTGGCCGGTGCGTCCTCGGAAGTCACCCTGGTGCTGGACGGCCGCTCGACCACGATGAGCCTGCCGCGTGAATCGTCGGTGCTGGACGGCGCGCAGCGCTTCCGGCCCGACCTGCCGTTCGCCTGCAAGGGCGGGGTGTGTGGCACCTGCCGGGCGAAGGTCGTGGCGGGCGAGGTGGATCTGCGCCGCAACTTCGCGCTCGAGAAAGCCGAGGTGGCCGCCGGTTTCGTGCTGACCTGCCAGTCCTTCCCGGTCTCGGACCGGGTGACCGTCGACTACGACGCCTGA
- the paaD gene encoding 1,2-phenylacetyl-CoA epoxidase subunit PaaD, which yields MVTTEAFPATAAKVAATVTDPELPMLTLADLGVLREVSEKDGRVTVAITPTYTGCPAMDTMRDDLEHALRGAGYTEIDIRTVLEPAWTSDWISEHGRRKLAEAGIAPPGAAPRRAEGPIPLTLGPSVRRVACPHCGSPDTEEQSRFSATACKALRRCRSCLEPFEHVKEI from the coding sequence ATGGTGACCACCGAAGCGTTTCCTGCCACGGCCGCCAAGGTGGCCGCCACCGTGACCGATCCCGAGCTGCCGATGCTGACCCTGGCCGACCTCGGCGTGCTGCGTGAAGTGTCCGAAAAGGACGGCCGCGTCACGGTGGCGATCACGCCGACGTACACCGGTTGCCCGGCCATGGACACCATGCGGGACGACCTGGAGCACGCGCTGCGTGGCGCGGGCTACACCGAGATCGACATCCGTACCGTGCTGGAGCCGGCGTGGACGTCGGACTGGATCAGCGAGCACGGCCGGCGGAAGCTGGCCGAGGCCGGGATCGCGCCGCCGGGTGCCGCGCCGCGCCGGGCGGAGGGGCCGATCCCGTTGACCCTCGGCCCGTCCGTGCGCCGGGTGGCCTGCCCGCACTGCGGTTCGCCCGACACCGAGGAACAGTCCCGGTTCAGCGCCACGGCGTGCAAGGCGTTGCGGCGCTGCCGAAGCTGTCTCGAGCCGTTCGAACACGTCAAGGAGATCTGA
- the paaC gene encoding 1,2-phenylacetyl-CoA epoxidase subunit PaaC codes for MSFDNVYEAITEDNDARWAFGSGFEDPLSGVDTSVPSGVDGARLAAYCLMLGDDALIFSHRLQEWVTHAPELEDEVAIANVGLDLLGQARLLLARAGKADGSGRTEDELAFLRGEQEFRNVRLAELGGGHFGHLIARLFVFATWRLALFQRLESSVDPVLSSIAVKGVKELTYHRDYAAQWLVRLGDGTPLSRERMQEGLDEVWPYVDELFAMHPDELVDAATLRPEFDAVLDQAFAVATVDRPERGPIAGVSGRTGRDGVHTERMGFLLAELQSVARAMPGAKW; via the coding sequence GTGTCTTTCGATAACGTCTACGAAGCCATCACCGAGGACAACGACGCGCGCTGGGCGTTCGGCAGCGGGTTCGAGGACCCGCTGTCCGGAGTGGACACGTCCGTACCGTCCGGAGTGGACGGTGCACGGCTGGCTGCCTACTGCCTGATGCTGGGGGACGACGCGCTGATCTTCTCGCACCGGCTGCAGGAGTGGGTCACCCACGCGCCGGAGCTGGAGGACGAGGTCGCGATCGCGAACGTCGGCCTCGACCTGCTCGGGCAGGCCCGGCTGCTGCTCGCCCGCGCAGGCAAGGCGGACGGCTCCGGCCGGACCGAGGACGAGCTGGCGTTCCTGCGCGGTGAGCAGGAGTTCCGCAACGTGCGCCTGGCCGAGCTGGGCGGCGGCCACTTCGGGCACCTGATAGCGCGGCTGTTCGTGTTCGCCACCTGGCGGCTGGCCTTGTTCCAGCGGCTCGAGTCCAGTGTGGACCCGGTGCTCTCGTCGATCGCGGTGAAAGGGGTCAAGGAGCTGACCTACCACCGCGACTACGCGGCGCAGTGGCTGGTCCGGCTCGGCGACGGCACGCCGTTGTCCCGCGAGCGCATGCAGGAGGGCCTGGACGAGGTCTGGCCGTACGTGGACGAGCTGTTCGCCATGCATCCGGACGAGCTGGTGGACGCCGCGACGCTGCGTCCGGAGTTCGATGCAGTGCTGGATCAGGCGTTTGCGGTGGCCACTGTGGACCGTCCGGAGCGCGGGCCGATCGCCGGCGTGTCCGGGCGGACCGGCCGCGACGGCGTGCACACCGAGCGGATGGGCTTCCTGCTCGCCGAGCTGCAGAGCGTGGCACGTGCGATGCCGGGGGCGAAATGGTGA
- the paaB gene encoding 1,2-phenylacetyl-CoA epoxidase subunit PaaB: MKHDWPLYEVFVRGKRGLNHVHVGSLHAADHEMALHHARDLYTRRNEGVSIWVVKAEDITASSPDEKDPFFAPSGDKVYRHPTFYDIPDNVPHM; this comes from the coding sequence ATGAAGCACGACTGGCCGCTGTACGAGGTGTTCGTGCGCGGCAAGCGCGGGCTGAACCACGTGCACGTCGGCTCGCTGCACGCCGCCGACCACGAGATGGCCCTGCACCACGCGCGAGATCTCTACACCCGGCGCAACGAGGGCGTGTCCATCTGGGTGGTCAAGGCGGAGGACATCACCGCGTCGTCGCCGGACGAGAAGGATCCGTTCTTCGCGCCCAGCGGGGACAAGGTCTACCGGCACCCGACGTTCTACGACATTCCCGACAACGTTCCGCACATGTAA
- the paaA gene encoding 1,2-phenylacetyl-CoA epoxidase subunit PaaA — MTAVAEPELEAHFEHTIERDQRIEPRDWVPEGYRKTMIRQIAQHAHSEIIGMQPEGNWITRAPSLRRKAILLAKVQDEAGHGLYLYSAAETLGTDRAELTGKLITGGQKYSSIFNYPTLTFADVGVIGWLVDGAAICNQVPLCRSSYGPYARAMIRICKEESFHQRQGYELLMTMMKGTEQQRQMVQEAVERWWWPSLMMFGPPDADSPNTAQSMAWKVKRHTNDELRQRFVDMSVPQAEALGVRFPDPDLRWNAEREHYDFGAVDWDEFKNVLKGNGPCNAQRVAHRRRAHEDGAWVREAAVAHAAKKEVSA, encoded by the coding sequence GTGACCGCTGTGGCAGAGCCCGAACTGGAAGCGCACTTCGAGCACACCATCGAACGCGACCAGCGCATCGAGCCGCGGGACTGGGTGCCCGAGGGCTATCGCAAGACCATGATCCGGCAGATCGCGCAGCACGCGCATTCGGAGATCATCGGCATGCAGCCCGAGGGCAATTGGATCACCCGCGCCCCCTCGTTGCGGCGCAAGGCGATCCTGCTCGCGAAGGTGCAGGACGAGGCCGGGCACGGGCTGTACCTGTACTCGGCCGCGGAAACCCTGGGCACCGACCGCGCCGAGCTGACCGGGAAGCTGATCACCGGCGGGCAGAAATACTCGTCGATCTTCAACTACCCGACGCTGACTTTCGCCGACGTCGGCGTGATCGGCTGGCTCGTGGACGGCGCGGCGATCTGCAACCAGGTGCCGCTGTGCCGGTCGTCCTACGGGCCGTATGCGCGGGCGATGATCCGGATCTGCAAGGAGGAGTCCTTCCACCAGCGCCAGGGCTACGAGCTGCTGATGACCATGATGAAGGGCACCGAGCAGCAGCGGCAGATGGTGCAGGAGGCGGTGGAGCGCTGGTGGTGGCCGTCGCTGATGATGTTCGGCCCGCCGGACGCCGATTCGCCCAACACCGCGCAGTCGATGGCCTGGAAGGTCAAGCGGCACACCAACGACGAACTGCGGCAGCGCTTTGTCGACATGTCCGTGCCGCAGGCCGAGGCGCTCGGCGTGCGGTTCCCGGACCCGGACCTGCGCTGGAACGCCGAACGCGAGCACTACGACTTCGGCGCAGTCGACTGGGACGAGTTCAAGAACGTGTTGAAGGGCAACGGCCCGTGCAACGCGCAGCGGGTCGCGCACCGGCGCCGCGCGCACGAGGACGGCGCGTGGGTGCGTGAGGCTGCCGTGGCTCACGCGGCGAAGAAAGAGGTTTCGGCATGA
- the paaZ gene encoding phenylacetic acid degradation bifunctional protein PaaZ: MGLLRSYVSGGWHTAPDEGAPLHDAATGEEVARISSKGVDFARALEYGRRVGGPALRELTFHQRAALLKSLASHLREHRDELYALSARTGATLGDSKFDIDGGIGVLFSYASKGKRELPNDTVYVEGAVEPLSKGGTFVAQHIATPLRGVAVQINAFNFPVWGPLEKFAPAFLAGVPSLVKPASQTAYLTARLVELIVESGILPEGSLQFVAGSAGDLLDHVTAQDLVSFTGSASTAQKLRAHPAVVRNAVRFNAEADSLNCSILAPDARPSTPEFDLFVKQLVTEMTVKAGQKCTAIRRAFVPAEMLDDVAAAASARLAKVTVGNPSSEGVRMGALASLEQREEVRRSLKALLDAGSVVFGDPEHVDVVDGDEATGAFLSPVLLKADPERAEPHEVEAFGPVSTLLPYTSVEQVVELAARGGGSLAGSIVTGDPEFARQVVLGAAPYHGRLLVLDSEDAKESTGHGSPMPQLVHGGPGRAGGGEEMGGIRGVLHHLQRTAVQGSPTVLSAVTGRWVAGAPRTEDDVHPFRKSLAELKIGDSVTAGPRTVSQSDVDHFAEFTGDTFYAHTDPEAAAANPLFGGIVAHGYLVVSFAAGLFVSPEPGPVLANYGLENLRFLTPVKVGDSLTVTLTAKQITPRIDQDYGEVRWDADVTNADGDSVAKYDVLTLVSKEQP; encoded by the coding sequence ATGGGTTTGCTCCGCAGCTACGTCTCGGGGGGATGGCACACGGCGCCGGACGAGGGCGCCCCGTTGCACGACGCGGCGACCGGCGAGGAGGTCGCGCGCATCTCCTCGAAGGGGGTGGACTTCGCCCGCGCGCTGGAATATGGCCGCCGCGTCGGTGGTCCTGCGCTTCGTGAGCTGACGTTCCACCAGCGTGCCGCGCTGCTGAAGTCGCTCGCCTCGCACCTGCGTGAGCACCGTGACGAGCTGTACGCGCTGTCCGCGAGGACCGGTGCCACGCTGGGTGATTCCAAGTTCGACATCGACGGCGGCATCGGAGTCCTGTTCAGCTACGCCTCGAAGGGCAAGCGAGAGCTGCCGAACGACACCGTGTACGTCGAGGGTGCGGTGGAGCCGCTGAGCAAGGGCGGCACATTCGTCGCCCAGCACATCGCCACACCGCTGCGTGGGGTCGCGGTGCAGATCAACGCCTTCAACTTCCCGGTGTGGGGTCCGCTGGAGAAGTTCGCGCCCGCGTTCCTCGCCGGCGTGCCCAGCCTGGTCAAGCCGGCCAGCCAGACCGCCTACCTCACCGCGCGGCTGGTCGAGCTGATCGTCGAGTCCGGCATCCTGCCGGAGGGCTCGCTGCAGTTCGTCGCGGGCAGTGCCGGTGACCTGCTCGACCACGTCACCGCGCAGGATCTGGTGTCGTTCACCGGTTCCGCGTCCACCGCGCAGAAGCTGCGGGCACATCCGGCGGTCGTGCGCAACGCGGTCCGGTTCAACGCCGAAGCCGATTCGCTGAACTGCTCGATTCTCGCGCCGGACGCGCGGCCGAGCACACCGGAGTTCGACCTGTTCGTCAAGCAGCTCGTCACCGAGATGACGGTCAAGGCGGGCCAGAAGTGCACGGCCATCCGCCGCGCGTTCGTGCCGGCCGAGATGCTGGACGACGTCGCCGCCGCGGCGAGTGCGCGGCTGGCGAAGGTGACCGTGGGCAACCCGTCGTCCGAAGGTGTCCGGATGGGGGCGCTGGCCAGCCTGGAGCAGCGTGAGGAGGTCCGCCGTTCGCTGAAGGCGCTGCTCGACGCGGGTAGTGTCGTGTTCGGCGATCCGGAGCACGTCGACGTGGTGGACGGGGACGAGGCGACCGGCGCGTTCCTGTCGCCGGTGCTGCTCAAGGCCGATCCGGAGCGGGCCGAACCGCACGAGGTCGAGGCGTTCGGTCCGGTGTCGACGCTGCTGCCCTACACCTCGGTCGAGCAGGTGGTCGAGCTGGCCGCACGGGGTGGCGGGAGCCTGGCCGGATCGATCGTGACCGGGGACCCGGAGTTCGCGCGGCAGGTCGTGCTCGGCGCCGCGCCCTACCACGGCCGGCTGCTCGTGCTGGATTCCGAAGACGCGAAGGAGTCCACCGGGCACGGTTCGCCGATGCCGCAGCTGGTGCACGGTGGTCCGGGACGCGCCGGCGGCGGTGAGGAGATGGGCGGCATCCGCGGGGTGCTGCACCACCTGCAACGCACCGCCGTGCAGGGCAGCCCCACGGTGCTGAGCGCGGTGACCGGCCGCTGGGTCGCCGGCGCGCCGCGGACCGAGGACGACGTGCATCCGTTCCGCAAGTCGCTCGCGGAGCTGAAGATCGGCGACAGCGTCACGGCGGGGCCCCGCACCGTGTCGCAGTCCGATGTGGACCACTTCGCCGAGTTCACCGGCGACACCTTCTACGCGCACACCGATCCCGAGGCTGCGGCGGCGAACCCGCTGTTCGGCGGGATCGTGGCACACGGCTACCTGGTCGTGTCGTTCGCCGCGGGGCTGTTCGTCTCGCCCGAACCGGGACCGGTGCTGGCCAACTACGGGCTGGAGAACCTGCGGTTCCTGACGCCGGTGAAGGTCGGCGACTCGCTGACCGTCACGCTCACGGCCAAGCAGATCACCCCGCGGATCGACCAGGACTACGGCGAGGTCCGCTGGGACGCCGACGTGACGAACGCCGACGGTGACTCGGTGGCCAAGTACGACGTGCTCACCCTCGTCTCGAAGGAGCAGCCGTGA
- the paaI gene encoding hydroxyphenylacetyl-CoA thioesterase PaaI, which yields MFEVDEASRALGIELAEAGDGRAVVTMTITESMVNGHAIAHGGYLFLLADTAFACACNSHGPVTVASGAEISFVAAGRLGDRLVATAAERTRYGRNGIYDVTVHRETPDGPEVVAEFRGRSRVIEKTRENA from the coding sequence ATGTTCGAGGTCGACGAGGCCTCCCGCGCGCTCGGCATCGAACTCGCCGAAGCGGGCGACGGCCGGGCCGTGGTCACCATGACGATCACCGAATCGATGGTCAACGGCCATGCGATCGCGCACGGCGGGTACCTGTTCTTGCTCGCCGACACCGCGTTCGCCTGCGCGTGCAACTCCCACGGACCGGTGACAGTCGCCTCCGGCGCGGAAATCTCGTTCGTCGCGGCCGGACGGCTGGGCGACCGCCTCGTCGCCACCGCCGCCGAGCGCACCCGCTACGGCCGCAACGGCATCTACGACGTCACCGTGCACCGGGAAACCCCCGACGGTCCCGAGGTCGTCGCCGAGTTCCGCGGCCGCAGCCGCGTCATCGAGAAGACCCGGGAAAACGCATGA
- the paaK gene encoding phenylacetate--CoA ligase PaaK, giving the protein MRDSAEKLSADELAALQLERLQWTLRHAYDNVPFYRTKFDDAGVHPSDCTELTDLAKFPYTTKADLRDNYPFGMFAVPQQDVRRLHASSGTTGKPTVVGYTESDLDVWATVMARSIRAAGGRPGHKVHVAYGYGLFTGGLGAHYGAEKLGCTVIPASGGMTARQVQLITDFRPEIIMVTPSYMLTLLDEFEHQGVDPRATSLKVGIFGAEPWTEQMRAEIEERFALDAVDIYGLSEVMGPGVAQECAETKDGLHIWEDHFFPEVIDPFTEEVLPSGAQGELLFTSLTKQALPVIRYRTRDLTRLLPGTARPAFRRMEKVTGRSDDLIILRGVNVFPTQIEEIVLRTAALSPHFQLVRSTRGRLDHLTVRVEAARDASGADRDTAAAALIAGVKDGVGVSVTVEVVDPDTLERSLGKMRRVLDERARG; this is encoded by the coding sequence ATGAGAGACAGCGCCGAGAAACTGAGCGCGGACGAGCTCGCGGCCCTCCAGCTGGAGCGGCTGCAGTGGACCCTGCGGCACGCGTACGACAACGTGCCCTTCTACCGCACGAAGTTCGACGACGCCGGGGTGCACCCGAGCGACTGCACCGAGCTGACCGACCTCGCGAAGTTCCCCTACACCACCAAAGCCGACCTGCGGGACAACTACCCGTTCGGCATGTTCGCCGTGCCGCAGCAGGACGTCCGGCGGCTGCACGCCTCCAGCGGCACCACCGGGAAGCCGACCGTGGTCGGCTACACCGAGAGCGATCTGGACGTGTGGGCCACCGTGATGGCCCGGTCGATCCGCGCCGCGGGTGGGCGGCCCGGGCACAAGGTGCACGTGGCCTACGGCTACGGCCTGTTCACCGGCGGCCTCGGCGCGCACTACGGCGCGGAGAAGCTGGGCTGCACGGTGATTCCGGCCTCGGGTGGGATGACCGCGCGGCAGGTGCAGCTGATCACCGACTTCCGGCCGGAGATCATCATGGTCACCCCGTCGTACATGCTGACACTGCTGGACGAGTTCGAGCACCAGGGCGTGGATCCGCGGGCGACCTCGCTGAAGGTCGGCATCTTCGGCGCGGAGCCGTGGACCGAGCAGATGCGCGCGGAGATCGAGGAGCGGTTCGCCCTCGACGCGGTGGACATCTACGGGCTGTCCGAGGTGATGGGGCCGGGGGTGGCGCAGGAGTGCGCGGAAACCAAGGACGGATTGCACATCTGGGAGGATCACTTCTTCCCGGAGGTGATCGACCCGTTCACCGAGGAGGTCCTGCCCTCCGGCGCCCAGGGCGAGCTGCTGTTCACGTCGCTGACCAAGCAGGCGCTGCCGGTCATCCGCTACCGCACGCGGGATCTGACCCGGCTGCTGCCGGGCACCGCGCGCCCGGCTTTCCGGCGGATGGAGAAGGTGACCGGACGCAGCGACGACCTGATCATCCTGCGCGGGGTGAACGTGTTCCCCACGCAGATCGAGGAGATCGTGCTGCGCACCGCCGCGCTCAGCCCGCACTTCCAGCTCGTGCGCTCCACCCGTGGCCGGCTGGATCACCTGACCGTACGGGTCGAGGCCGCCCGCGACGCGTCCGGCGCGGACCGGGACACCGCGGCGGCGGCACTCATCGCGGGCGTCAAGGACGGGGTCGGGGTCAGCGTGACGGTCGAGGTCGTCGATCCGGACACGCTGGAGCGATCGCTGGGCAAGATGCGCCGGGTGCTCGACGAACGGGCCCGCGGATGA
- a CDS encoding TetR/AcrR family transcriptional regulator — MSTGPARRGRPGYDLESLLQVAAKLFNERGYDGTSMEDLSRKLGITKSAIYHHVPGKEELLRLAVDRALDGLFAVADETAELAGPAIERLEHLVRGSVLVLADRLPFVTLLLRVRGNTKVERAALARRREFDHLVTDLVKQAEAEGDVRPDLDPAVAARLLFGTVNSLIEWYRPRRDSPATDLADAVCKMAFEGLRA, encoded by the coding sequence ATGAGCACCGGCCCGGCCCGGCGCGGGCGGCCCGGCTACGACCTCGAATCGCTGTTGCAGGTGGCGGCGAAGCTGTTCAACGAGCGTGGGTACGACGGGACCAGCATGGAGGACCTGTCCCGCAAGCTGGGCATCACGAAATCCGCCATCTACCACCACGTGCCGGGCAAGGAGGAGCTCCTGCGGCTGGCGGTGGACCGGGCACTGGACGGGCTGTTCGCGGTCGCGGACGAGACCGCCGAGCTGGCCGGGCCCGCGATCGAGCGGCTGGAGCACCTCGTACGCGGCAGCGTGCTGGTGCTCGCCGACCGGCTGCCGTTCGTGACGCTGCTGCTGCGTGTGCGCGGCAACACGAAGGTCGAGCGTGCCGCGCTGGCCCGCCGCCGCGAGTTCGACCACCTCGTGACCGACCTGGTGAAACAGGCGGAAGCCGAGGGCGACGTCCGGCCGGACCTCGACCCCGCCGTCGCGGCCCGGCTGCTGTTCGGCACGGTCAACTCGCTCATCGAGTGGTACCGGCCCCGCCGTGACTCCCCGGCCACCGACCTGGCGGACGCGGTCTGCAAGATGGCTTTCGAGGGGCTGCGCGCTTGA
- a CDS encoding GNAT family N-acetyltransferase translates to MHVVLETERLRLRRFTEADVDTLVELDRDPAVMRFLTGNPTPRAEIAERVLPAILRDYALGPAGRWAAHDRSDGQFLGWLSLQPPADGGTTEVELGYRLKASAWGRGYATEGSRALIGRGFAELGVQRVWAQTMAVNLASRRVLEKAGLAYLRTFHPQFDDPLPGTEEGEVEYELWRADWQARHGG, encoded by the coding sequence GTGCACGTGGTTCTGGAAACCGAGCGGCTGCGGTTGCGACGGTTCACCGAAGCCGACGTGGACACGCTGGTCGAGCTGGACCGCGATCCGGCGGTGATGCGGTTCCTGACCGGGAACCCCACCCCGCGTGCGGAGATCGCGGAGCGGGTACTGCCCGCGATCCTGCGCGACTACGCACTCGGGCCGGCCGGGCGCTGGGCCGCGCACGATCGTTCGGACGGGCAGTTTCTCGGCTGGCTGTCGTTGCAGCCGCCGGCCGACGGCGGTACCACCGAGGTGGAGCTCGGCTATCGGCTGAAAGCCTCGGCCTGGGGTCGCGGTTACGCCACCGAAGGATCCCGCGCGCTGATCGGCCGGGGATTCGCCGAACTGGGCGTGCAGCGGGTCTGGGCGCAGACCATGGCGGTCAACCTGGCTTCCCGGCGCGTGCTGGAGAAGGCCGGACTGGCCTACCTGCGCACCTTCCACCCGCAGTTCGACGATCCGCTCCCGGGCACCGAAGAGGGCGAGGTCGAATACGAGCTGTGGCGGGCGGACTGGCAGGCCCGCCACGGCGGGTGA